In the Deinococcus sp. YIM 134068 genome, one interval contains:
- the sufU gene encoding Fe-S cluster assembly sulfur transfer protein SufU, whose amino-acid sequence MLPEAVARQIIAEHGGRPRGVGQIAGAPHAARDNPGCGDHVTVWARVENGRLAEVRFTGKGCAVSRASASLMTQRLGGLALGEVHALSASYRAMVMGEALPDPALGDLVALAGVSRLHARRKCALLAWQALETALSEVEKA is encoded by the coding sequence GTGCTGCCCGAAGCCGTCGCCCGCCAGATCATCGCCGAGCATGGGGGGCGTCCGCGTGGGGTGGGCCAGATTGCGGGTGCCCCGCACGCCGCGCGCGACAACCCCGGCTGCGGCGATCACGTCACGGTGTGGGCGCGCGTGGAGAATGGGCGGCTCGCGGAGGTGCGCTTCACCGGGAAGGGCTGCGCGGTCAGCCGGGCAAGTGCGAGCCTGATGACGCAACGGCTCGGCGGCCTGGCGCTGGGGGAAGTTCACGCCCTGAGCGCGAGCTACCGGGCGATGGTCATGGGCGAGGCCCTGCCCGATCCGGCGCTCGGCGACCTCGTGGCGCTGGCGGGCGTGAGCCGCCTGCACGCGCGGCGCAAGTGCGCGCTGCTCGCCTGGCAGGCGCTGGAGACAGCGTTGAGTGAGGTGGAGAAGGCATGA
- a CDS encoding amidohydrolase, producing MTQTVDPVAALRGQLVAWRRHLHMHPEVGFAEHETAAYIEAELRKMPGLTVSRPTATSVLAVLRGGKPGRTILLRADIDALPMEEENTFEYASRNPGAMHACGHDGHTAILLGVARLLSSDAANVPGEVRMIFQHAEEIGPGGAEELVTGTGLMDGVDVVTGLHLNSQLPVGVVAVKPGAFMAAPDTVEIVIKGKGGHGAHPEQAVDPIAVGAQVVTNLQHVVSRQVAALDALVVSITSFHSGTTHNVIPDTANLLGTVRTFDPELRERAPQLIERVVRGVCEAHGAGYEFRYELGYRPVINTDWVSARLREIALETVGPEHYQDARPTMGGEDFSAYLQRAPGAYFNVGSGSDEADSRWPHHHPRFTLDEASLETGVRMLHAAALRLGLPE from the coding sequence ATGACCCAGACCGTGGACCCGGTGGCGGCCCTGCGCGGGCAACTCGTGGCGTGGCGGCGGCACCTGCACATGCACCCCGAAGTCGGCTTCGCGGAGCACGAGACGGCGGCATACATCGAGGCCGAGTTGCGGAAGATGCCGGGCCTGACCGTCTCCCGCCCGACCGCGACGAGCGTGCTGGCCGTGCTGAGGGGCGGGAAGCCGGGCCGCACCATCCTCCTGCGCGCGGACATCGACGCCCTGCCGATGGAGGAGGAGAATACCTTCGAGTACGCTTCGCGCAATCCGGGGGCCATGCACGCCTGCGGGCACGACGGGCACACGGCGATTCTGCTCGGGGTGGCGCGGCTGCTGTCGAGTGACGCGGCGAACGTCCCCGGCGAGGTCCGCATGATCTTCCAGCACGCCGAGGAGATCGGGCCGGGCGGCGCGGAGGAACTCGTCACGGGCACGGGCCTGATGGACGGCGTGGACGTGGTGACGGGCCTGCACCTCAACTCGCAGCTTCCGGTCGGCGTGGTGGCGGTCAAGCCAGGGGCGTTTATGGCCGCGCCGGACACGGTGGAGATCGTGATCAAGGGCAAGGGCGGGCACGGCGCGCACCCGGAGCAGGCGGTGGACCCCATCGCGGTCGGGGCGCAGGTCGTGACGAACCTTCAGCACGTGGTCAGCCGTCAGGTCGCGGCGCTCGACGCGCTCGTAGTGTCCATCACGTCCTTCCACAGCGGCACCACGCACAACGTCATCCCCGACACGGCGAACCTGCTGGGCACAGTGCGGACCTTCGACCCGGAGCTGCGCGAGCGGGCACCGCAACTCATCGAGCGCGTGGTGAGGGGCGTGTGTGAGGCGCACGGGGCGGGCTACGAGTTCCGGTACGAGCTGGGCTACCGTCCCGTCATCAACACGGACTGGGTATCCGCGCGGCTTCGGGAAATCGCGCTGGAGACGGTCGGCCCCGAGCACTATCAGGACGCCAGGCCCACGATGGGCGGCGAGGACTTCAGCGCCTACCTCCAGCGGGCACCCGGCGCGTACTTCAACGTCGGCTCGGGCAGCGACGAGGCCGACAGCCGCTGGCCGCACCATCACCCGCGCTTCACCCTGGACGAGGCCAGCCTGGAGACGGGGGTGCGGATGCTCCATGCCGCCGCGCTGCGCCTGGGGCTGCCGGAGTAG
- a CDS encoding heavy metal translocating P-type ATPase: protein MKTLELDIGGMTCAACVGRVERGLRKAEGVEAAAVNLATERASVTYDPARTDAATLVRRVEDTGYEARTAEASFPVEGMTCAACVGRVERALNRAEGVLSASVNLATERASVTYLPAATSPAALRDAVRGAGYAVPDETERAQSRLDADRERRAREMTDLRRAVLFAAAFSIPLFLLAMLPMLWMPLHMWLMENVGMNALNWIMLALAAPVQFGPGLRFYRSGWAALRHRSPDMNTLVMLGTTAAFAYSVLATVAPGLFPVGSAHVYFEASAVVITLILLGKLFEALAKGRSGEAMRSLLALRPSTARVRRGGEVVEVAADDVRVGDLVLIRSGERLPVDGEVTEGRSYVDESMLTGEPVPVEKTTGSRVTGGTVNGTGALTFRATGVGADTALARIVRLVESAQASRPPIQGLADRVVAVFVPVVLVIAALTFLTWLLLGGEGALANALVHTVAVLIIACPCAMGLATPVSVMVGSGKAAQLGVLFRSGAALEGLGRAGVVALDKTGTVTRGAPEVTEAVSSQPSAVSEDELLSLAAAAEASSEHPLARAVERAARERGLAVPTATEFEALPGFGVRATVDGRRVEVGAARFMARLGLPLGELGQEADRLATRGRTPVFVALDGELAGLLGIADPLREGSASAIRTLQGQGAEVALITGDTRATAGAVAAEVGVSRVLAEVLPEGKADAVAELQAGGRTVAFVGDGINDAPALARADVGVAIGTGTDVAVETADVILMSGDLRGVPNAVALSRATLRNIRVNLFWAFAYNVLLIPVAAGVLAPWGVTLSPVLAAAAMGLSSVFVLTNALRLRTFRPPLRVASSSPEVPMRQTVARGQT from the coding sequence ATGAAAACTCTCGAACTCGATATCGGCGGCATGACGTGTGCCGCGTGCGTGGGGCGGGTGGAACGCGGGCTACGGAAGGCGGAGGGGGTGGAGGCGGCGGCTGTCAACCTCGCCACCGAGCGGGCGAGCGTGACCTACGATCCGGCGCGGACTGACGCGGCGACGCTCGTGCGGCGGGTGGAGGACACCGGGTACGAGGCGCGGACGGCGGAGGCGAGCTTCCCCGTGGAGGGGATGACCTGCGCGGCGTGCGTCGGGCGGGTGGAGCGGGCGCTGAATCGGGCGGAGGGCGTGCTGAGCGCGTCCGTGAACCTCGCCACCGAGCGGGCGAGCGTGACGTACCTGCCCGCTGCTACCTCGCCCGCCGCCCTCAGGGACGCGGTGCGCGGGGCGGGGTACGCGGTGCCGGACGAGACCGAGCGGGCACAGTCCAGATTGGATGCCGACAGGGAACGCCGGGCGCGTGAGATGACCGACCTTCGCCGGGCTGTCCTCTTCGCGGCGGCCTTTTCCATCCCCCTCTTCCTGCTCGCCATGCTGCCGATGCTCTGGATGCCGCTCCACATGTGGCTGATGGAGAACGTCGGGATGAACGCGCTGAACTGGATCATGCTCGCGCTCGCCGCGCCGGTACAGTTCGGCCCCGGCCTGCGCTTCTACCGCTCGGGCTGGGCGGCCCTGCGGCACCGCTCCCCGGACATGAACACGCTCGTCATGCTGGGCACGACCGCCGCCTTCGCGTACTCGGTGCTGGCGACCGTCGCGCCCGGCCTCTTCCCGGTGGGGAGCGCGCACGTCTACTTCGAGGCGTCGGCGGTCGTCATCACCCTGATCCTGCTCGGCAAGCTGTTCGAGGCGCTGGCGAAGGGCCGCTCGGGCGAGGCGATGCGGTCGCTGCTCGCCCTGCGCCCCAGCACGGCCCGCGTGCGGCGCGGCGGCGAGGTGGTGGAGGTCGCGGCGGACGACGTGCGGGTGGGCGATCTGGTCCTGATTCGCTCCGGCGAGCGGCTGCCCGTGGACGGGGAAGTGACAGAGGGCCGCTCCTACGTGGACGAGTCCATGCTGACGGGTGAGCCGGTGCCCGTGGAGAAGACGACCGGCAGCCGCGTCACGGGCGGCACGGTGAACGGCACGGGGGCGCTGACCTTCCGGGCGACGGGGGTGGGGGCGGACACGGCGCTGGCACGAATCGTCCGCCTCGTGGAGAGCGCGCAGGCGAGCCGACCGCCCATTCAGGGCCTCGCCGACCGGGTGGTGGCTGTGTTCGTGCCCGTCGTCCTCGTCATCGCGGCGCTGACCTTCCTGACGTGGCTGCTGCTCGGCGGGGAGGGGGCGCTGGCGAACGCGCTCGTCCACACCGTCGCCGTCCTCATCATCGCCTGCCCGTGCGCGATGGGACTCGCCACACCCGTCTCCGTGATGGTGGGCAGCGGGAAGGCCGCGCAGCTCGGCGTGCTGTTCCGCTCCGGGGCGGCATTGGAGGGGCTGGGCCGGGCCGGGGTGGTGGCGCTGGACAAGACGGGGACGGTGACGCGGGGGGCACCGGAGGTCACGGAAGCGGTCAGCTCTCAGCCGTCAGCCGTCAGCGAGGATGAACTGCTCTCGCTCGCTGCCGCCGCCGAGGCTTCCTCGGAGCATCCGCTGGCAAGGGCGGTCGAGCGGGCGGCGCGGGAGCGGGGGTTGGCGGTCCCCACGGCGACGGAGTTCGAGGCCCTGCCCGGCTTCGGGGTGCGGGCGACGGTGGACGGGCGGCGGGTGGAGGTCGGCGCGGCGCGGTTCATGGCGCGGCTGGGGCTGCCGCTCGGCGAGTTGGGGCAGGAAGCGGACCGGCTCGCCACTCGGGGACGCACCCCCGTCTTCGTGGCGTTGGACGGGGAACTGGCGGGCCTGCTGGGCATCGCCGACCCGTTGCGCGAGGGCAGCGCGTCGGCCATCCGCACGCTTCAGGGGCAGGGGGCAGAAGTGGCCCTGATCACGGGCGACACCCGCGCGACCGCCGGGGCCGTGGCCGCCGAGGTCGGGGTGTCGCGCGTGCTGGCCGAGGTCCTGCCGGAGGGCAAGGCGGACGCGGTGGCGGAGTTGCAGGCGGGGGGACGCACCGTCGCCTTCGTCGGGGACGGCATCAACGACGCCCCGGCCCTCGCGCGGGCGGATGTGGGCGTCGCCATCGGCACGGGAACGGACGTGGCCGTGGAGACCGCCGACGTGATTCTGATGAGCGGCGACCTGCGCGGCGTGCCGAACGCGGTGGCCCTGTCACGCGCCACCCTGCGGAACATCCGGGTCAACCTCTTCTGGGCCTTCGCGTACAACGTCCTCCTCATTCCGGTCGCGGCGGGCGTGCTGGCCCCGTGGGGCGTCACCCTCTCCCCCGTCCTCGCCGCCGCCGCGATGGGGTTATCGAGCGTCTTCGTGCTGACGAACGCGCTGCGGCTCAGGACCTTCCGGCCCCCGCTGAGGGTGGCGTCGTCTTCCCCGGAGGTTCCGATGAGGCAGACGGTGGCGCGAGGACAGACTTAA
- a CDS encoding CopZ family metallochaperone, with amino-acid sequence MTTELTITGMSCGHCVKAVEGALKAVPGVEGVRVDLEGGKATVEGQVEANALVAAVAEEGYGAQAR; translated from the coding sequence ATGACCACCGAACTGACGATCACCGGGATGAGCTGCGGGCATTGCGTGAAGGCCGTTGAGGGAGCCTTGAAGGCGGTACCCGGCGTGGAGGGCGTGCGGGTGGACCTGGAGGGCGGGAAGGCGACCGTGGAAGGGCAGGTGGAGGCGAACGCGCTCGTCGCCGCCGTGGCCGAGGAGGGCTACGGGGCACAGGCACGATGA
- a CDS encoding DUF305 domain-containing protein: protein MRAALLLTLALTGGALAGTHTGHGGHGASTATGKEAGPLDQLRPLLGWTFDVRFALRMMDHHQMAVDMARAELRLGNDARVKAAAREVIATQEKEIAQLGAWVRKWTGKSYTPRSMSMSPKGDTDRWFLEGMIPHHEGAVEMARLVPARSQNPQVRQLAARIVRTQTAEINQYRAWLKDLP from the coding sequence ATGAGGGCGGCGCTGCTGCTCACGCTGGCGCTGACGGGTGGGGCGCTCGCCGGGACTCATACGGGCCACGGCGGGCACGGCGCGTCCACCGCGACGGGCAAGGAGGCGGGGCCGCTCGACCAACTGCGCCCGCTCCTGGGCTGGACCTTCGACGTGCGCTTTGCCCTGCGGATGATGGACCATCACCAGATGGCCGTGGATATGGCCCGCGCGGAGCTGCGGCTGGGGAACGACGCGCGGGTGAAGGCCGCCGCCCGTGAGGTCATCGCCACGCAGGAGAAGGAGATCGCCCAGCTCGGCGCGTGGGTGCGGAAGTGGACGGGCAAGAGCTACACGCCCCGGAGCATGTCCATGTCGCCGAAGGGCGATACTGACCGCTGGTTCCTGGAGGGCATGATTCCCCACCACGAGGGCGCGGTGGAGATGGCGAGGCTCGTTCCGGCCCGTTCCCAGAATCCGCAGGTCCGGCAACTCGCCGCGCGGATCGTCAGGACGCAGACGGCGGAGATCAATCAGTACCGCGCCTGGCTGAAGGACCTGCCATGA
- a CDS encoding metal-sensitive transcriptional regulator, which produces MTDTATHCHAENKLCMPEDARKRAARRLSIARGHLDSIVRMLEKEDVYCVDVLRQIKAVQGALGGAGEVVLRGHLEAHVATAATRGDTVEMVEELMEALRYR; this is translated from the coding sequence ATGACCGACACGGCCACCCACTGCCACGCCGAGAACAAGCTGTGTATGCCGGAAGACGCCCGCAAACGGGCCGCCCGACGCCTGAGCATCGCGCGGGGGCACCTCGATTCCATCGTGCGGATGCTGGAAAAGGAGGACGTGTACTGCGTGGACGTGCTGCGGCAGATCAAGGCCGTGCAGGGGGCGCTGGGCGGCGCGGGCGAGGTCGTGCTGCGTGGGCACCTTGAGGCACACGTCGCCACCGCCGCCACACGCGGCGACACGGTGGAGATGGTGGAGGAGCTGATGGAGGCGCTGCGGTACAGGTGA
- a CDS encoding RNA-guided endonuclease InsQ/TnpB family protein: MPHTENTTLRAFRYRLSPTKAQEAALDTTLLLCQRLYNGCLEERRGAYRKAGKSLTAYDQMKSLPEVKAALPEYAGVNAQVLQDVVKRLDKAFKGFFRRVKAGQKAGFPRFRGRERYDSFTYPQPSQNSVSGDGKHVYLPKIGNVRIKLHRPFCGKLKTLAVKREGREWYAVLTCEVPRAEPLSPTGSSVGIDVGTTWFYVTSDGEFCENHRLFQRSSKKLRVAQRALSRKSNKRSNRRWKAKERVARLYRKTARQRLQLHHEQAKKLTTAHDLICHEDLGVKGMAQGNLGKQIHDVAWGQFFSILSSKAEEAGRRVVAVDPRFTSQRCRICGHTERGNRRGQADFRCLSCDHAENADVNAAKNILSKGLAFVAGRISTETACPEKPPL, encoded by the coding sequence GTGCCGCACACGGAAAATACCACTTTGCGGGCGTTTCGCTATCGCCTGTCCCCCACCAAAGCGCAAGAAGCGGCGCTGGACACCACGTTGCTGCTTTGCCAGCGGCTGTACAACGGCTGTCTCGAAGAACGGCGGGGGGCGTACAGGAAGGCAGGCAAGAGTCTCACCGCCTACGACCAGATGAAGTCGCTGCCCGAGGTGAAAGCGGCGCTGCCCGAGTACGCCGGGGTGAACGCGCAAGTGCTTCAAGATGTGGTGAAGCGTCTGGACAAGGCGTTCAAGGGCTTCTTCCGCCGGGTGAAGGCAGGACAGAAAGCGGGCTTCCCCCGGTTCAGGGGCAGGGAACGGTACGACAGCTTCACGTACCCGCAACCCTCGCAGAACAGCGTCTCCGGGGACGGGAAGCACGTCTATTTGCCCAAGATTGGGAATGTGCGAATCAAACTCCACCGTCCCTTCTGCGGCAAGCTTAAGACGCTGGCCGTGAAGCGGGAGGGCCGGGAGTGGTACGCAGTGCTGACCTGCGAGGTGCCGAGGGCGGAGCCGCTGTCGCCGACCGGGAGCAGCGTGGGGATAGACGTGGGAACGACGTGGTTTTACGTGACCTCGGATGGGGAGTTCTGCGAAAACCACAGGCTCTTCCAGCGTTCCAGCAAGAAACTCCGGGTGGCACAACGCGCCCTGTCGCGCAAGTCCAACAAGCGCAGCAACCGTCGCTGGAAGGCGAAGGAGCGGGTCGCCAGGCTGTACCGCAAAACGGCACGGCAACGGCTTCAGTTGCATCACGAACAGGCGAAGAAGCTCACCACCGCGCACGACCTCATCTGCCACGAAGACTTAGGTGTGAAGGGCATGGCCCAGGGCAATCTGGGCAAGCAGATTCACGATGTGGCGTGGGGGCAGTTCTTTTCCATCCTCTCCAGCAAAGCGGAAGAAGCTGGCCGGAGAGTCGTCGCCGTGGACCCGAGGTTCACCTCCCAGCGGTGCCGTATCTGCGGGCACACCGAGCGGGGGAACCGAAGGGGGCAGGCGGACTTCAGGTGCCTGAGTTGTGATCATGCCGAGAACGCCGACGTGAACGCAGCGAAGAACATCTTGAGCAAGGGACTTGCTTTCGTGGCAGGGCGTATCTCAACGGAGACTGCGTGCCCCGAGAAGCCCCCGCTTTAG
- a CDS encoding VWA domain-containing protein: MEDPASLPARVVVLAARLRSGHGFLVGPGEIVDGLRALGAVDVLSVREVRDALRPVLTASPAQGRVFDAEFDALFRPRTGPPPPELPPLLPQTEAPPPPPQRVGGDAGQPRPMPGETREETLPEPADTQPLGGRTPPREAEGEPDQPGEPPRLLTARLSPHAGAGGGVEAGGDDLPELLRAAGALARAVELGRARRLVPQGRGSRLDARRTLRAAARTAGDPARLRWLGRPRCAPRFLLVLDGSRSMGRSATLLLRFAHALHLRSRRVEVYAFSTALTRLTPLLRGTLPGAPLRLPDLGDAWGGGTRIGENLLRLAREERARVTRDTVVLILSDGLDTGEPEALTRALRDLSHRAGLLVWLSPLAAASGYRPVQRAVQAALPHLDAFLPAASVGDLHALARELRGRW, translated from the coding sequence GTGGAGGACCCCGCCAGCCTCCCCGCGCGGGTGGTCGTCCTCGCGGCGCGGCTGCGGTCGGGGCACGGCTTCCTCGTCGGGCCGGGGGAGATCGTGGACGGGCTGCGGGCGCTCGGCGCGGTGGACGTGCTGAGCGTGCGGGAGGTCCGCGACGCGCTGCGACCCGTGCTGACGGCCAGCCCGGCGCAGGGGCGGGTCTTCGACGCGGAATTCGACGCCCTCTTCCGGCCCCGCACCGGGCCTCCCCCGCCGGAGTTGCCGCCCCTCCTCCCCCAGACGGAGGCTCCACCCCCACCGCCCCAGAGGGTGGGAGGAGACGCGGGCCAGCCCCGCCCCATGCCCGGCGAGACGAGGGAGGAGACCCTACCGGAACCGGCGGACACCCAACCGCTTGGAGGTCGCACCCCACCCCGCGAGGCGGAGGGAGAACCGGACCAGCCCGGCGAGCCGCCCCGGTTGCTCACTGCCCGGCTGAGTCCGCACGCGGGCGCAGGGGGTGGAGTGGAGGCCGGGGGCGACGACCTGCCGGAATTGCTGCGGGCGGCGGGGGCGCTCGCGCGGGCGGTGGAACTGGGGCGGGCACGGCGGCTGGTCCCGCAGGGCCGGGGTTCGAGGCTCGACGCCCGGCGCACCCTGCGGGCGGCAGCACGGACGGCGGGCGACCCGGCGCGGCTGCGCTGGCTGGGCCGACCGCGCTGCGCGCCCCGCTTCCTCCTCGTGCTGGACGGGAGCCGGAGCATGGGCCGGAGCGCCACCCTGCTCTTGCGCTTCGCCCACGCGCTGCACCTGCGCTCGCGGCGGGTGGAGGTGTACGCCTTCAGCACGGCGCTGACCCGGCTCACGCCTCTCCTGCGCGGCACTCTCCCCGGTGCCCCCCTCCGCCTGCCCGACCTCGGGGACGCGTGGGGCGGCGGCACGCGCATCGGGGAGAATCTGCTGCGGCTCGCGCGTGAGGAACGCGCCCGCGTCACCCGCGATACCGTGGTCCTCATCCTCAGCGACGGGCTGGACACGGGCGAGCCGGAGGCCCTGACGCGCGCCCTGCGCGACCTCAGCCACCGCGCGGGCCTCCTCGTATGGCTCTCGCCGCTCGCCGCCGCGTCCGGCTACCGGCCCGTGCAGCGTGCGGTGCAGGCCGCCCTGCCGCATCTGGACGCCTTCCTGCCCGCCGCGAGTGTCGGCGACCTCCACGCCCTCGCGCGGGAGTTGCGCGGGCGGTGGTAG
- a CDS encoding AAA family ATPase gives MSQRPEPAPAPGDLRAAFRERGYVAGDALATALRLVVALGRPLLLEGPAGVGKTEAAKTLAGALGTRLIRLQCYEGLDAQAALYEWNYARQLLHLRAAEAGGRPVTDADLYGPTFLMRRPLLEAISQPTSPVLLIDEVDRADDAFEAFLLELLAEWQVTVPELGTITATSRPHVLLTSNRARELSDALRRRCLYLWMDYPTRAQELEIVRARLPGIDEALAAQVTRAVHALRELPLGKPPGVAETLDWAAALVALHRDHLDEGALNLTLGAVLKLREDQALARVTLERLVRG, from the coding sequence ATGAGTCAGCGTCCAGAGCCAGCCCCCGCGCCGGGAGACCTGCGGGCCGCCTTTCGGGAGCGTGGGTACGTGGCGGGTGACGCGCTGGCGACGGCGCTGCGGCTCGTCGTGGCGCTGGGGAGGCCACTGCTGCTGGAGGGTCCGGCGGGGGTGGGCAAGACCGAGGCGGCCAAGACGCTCGCGGGGGCGCTGGGCACGCGGCTGATCCGGCTGCAATGCTACGAGGGGCTGGACGCGCAGGCCGCCCTGTACGAGTGGAACTACGCCCGCCAGCTCCTGCACCTGCGCGCGGCGGAGGCGGGTGGCCGCCCCGTGACCGACGCAGACCTGTACGGCCCCACCTTCCTGATGCGCCGCCCCCTCCTGGAGGCGATCAGCCAGCCCACGTCGCCCGTCCTCCTCATCGACGAGGTGGACCGCGCGGACGACGCGTTCGAGGCCTTCCTCCTCGAACTCCTCGCCGAGTGGCAGGTCACGGTGCCGGAGCTGGGGACGATCACCGCCACGAGCCGCCCCCACGTCCTGCTGACGAGCAACCGCGCCCGCGAACTCAGCGACGCCCTGCGCCGCCGATGCCTGTACCTGTGGATGGACTACCCCACCCGCGCGCAGGAGCTGGAGATCGTCCGCGCCCGGCTGCCCGGCATCGACGAGGCCCTCGCCGCGCAGGTGACGCGGGCCGTCCATGCCCTGCGCGAGTTGCCGCTGGGCAAGCCGCCGGGGGTGGCGGAGACGCTCGACTGGGCCGCCGCCCTCGTCGCCCTGCACCGCGACCATCTGGACGAGGGGGCGCTGAATCTGACGCTCGGGGCCGTCCTGAAGCTGCGTGAGGACCAGGCGCTCGCCCGTGTGACGCTGGAGCGGCTGGTGAGGGGGTAG
- a CDS encoding SRPBCC family protein, with translation MKLNYSGQEHVKAPPAAVWAFVQDPERVARCLPDVQEVVVHDATHMDATVQVGVGMVRGKFKFKIEVLPDEAQHRVNVKVQGGGLGSVVDLTAGANVVDNGDGTTTLDWTGDATMRGPVATVGARVLDAQAQKLIQKTFQNMSSQVGAHSGTLA, from the coding sequence ATGAAACTCAACTACAGCGGTCAGGAACACGTAAAGGCACCCCCGGCGGCGGTGTGGGCCTTCGTGCAGGACCCCGAGCGGGTGGCGCGCTGCCTGCCCGACGTGCAGGAGGTCGTCGTCCACGACGCCACACATATGGACGCCACCGTGCAGGTCGGCGTGGGCATGGTACGCGGCAAGTTCAAGTTCAAGATCGAGGTCCTGCCCGACGAGGCGCAGCACCGCGTCAACGTCAAGGTGCAGGGCGGCGGCCTCGGCAGCGTCGTGGACCTGACGGCGGGCGCGAACGTCGTGGACAACGGCGACGGCACGACCACCCTGGACTGGACGGGCGACGCCACCATGCGCGGCCCGGTCGCCACGGTGGGGGCGCGCGTCCTCGATGCCCAGGCCCAGAAGCTCATCCAGAAGACCTTTCAGAACATGAGTTCGCAGGTGGGGGCACATTCGGGGACGCTGGCCTGA